One Novipirellula caenicola DNA segment encodes these proteins:
- a CDS encoding DUF1559 domain-containing protein: MNVEITRMRPSDAIRKNGFTLVELLVVIAIIGVLVGLLLPAVQAAREAARRMQCQNKLRQIGLACHNFQDTRGHLPGGGRDGDHRVPDPLEDCCRSQTHAGWSWSYSILAYIEADNVYQLASQSDDPDVGDSGYNAKEDLVAQATSPIYTCPSRRNSTSYGSGSFYRVDYAGNAGTRGPGSVRDKASSGLDGVIMQTDRGKIRIEQIRDGSSNTIMIGEKALHRDSFGSEGGDNERWNNAGWDEDVIRFGAGELADGTRYGITPISDQEATHKDGSSWTTVTDKGGVVWGQWHPFFGSSHPGGTNFCLADGSVRFVGESVDGELFRRLSVSDDGEIVELE, encoded by the coding sequence ATGAATGTGGAGATCACTCGAATGCGTCCCTCGGATGCCATTCGAAAGAACGGATTCACGTTGGTCGAATTACTCGTGGTGATTGCGATCATCGGCGTATTGGTAGGGTTGCTTTTGCCCGCCGTGCAGGCCGCTCGTGAAGCCGCCCGCCGTATGCAGTGTCAAAACAAGCTGCGGCAAATTGGTTTGGCGTGTCATAATTTCCAGGACACGCGAGGGCACTTGCCAGGCGGTGGACGTGACGGCGACCATCGCGTCCCCGATCCACTGGAAGATTGCTGCCGATCACAGACGCATGCCGGTTGGAGTTGGTCCTACTCGATTCTGGCCTACATCGAAGCCGACAATGTGTATCAGTTGGCCAGTCAATCGGACGACCCTGACGTCGGCGATAGCGGCTACAACGCCAAAGAAGATCTCGTGGCGCAAGCGACTTCGCCGATTTACACGTGTCCCTCACGCCGCAACTCGACCTCATACGGCAGCGGCAGCTTTTATCGCGTCGACTATGCTGGTAATGCCGGCACCCGAGGACCCGGCAGCGTACGCGACAAAGCGAGCAGCGGACTCGATGGCGTGATCATGCAAACCGATCGTGGCAAGATCCGCATTGAACAGATTCGTGATGGATCCTCTAACACGATCATGATTGGCGAAAAGGCGCTGCATCGCGATTCGTTCGGCAGCGAAGGGGGCGACAACGAGCGTTGGAACAACGCCGGTTGGGACGAAGACGTCATTCGCTTTGGTGCCGGTGAATTGGCCGACGGAACTCGCTACGGGATCACGCCGATCAGCGATCAGGAAGCAACTCACAAGGATGGATCGTCTTGGACCACCGTCACGGACAAAGGTGGCGTTGTCTGGGGTCAATGGCACCCGTTCTTCGGTTCCTCTCACCCCGGCGGCACGAACTTTTGCTTGGCGGATGGATCGGTCCGGTTTGTCGGTGAATCGGTCGACGGTGAACTGTTCCGTCGGCTGAGCGTTAGCGACGACGGTGAAATTGTTGAGCTCGAGTAA
- a CDS encoding DUF1501 domain-containing protein yields the protein MNRNHHRNCDGITRRDGLKLGLHGLIAGGLAGALRATSAHASETPASLLKRQADACILIWMDGGPSHYETFDPKPDAPIEIRGKYEPIATQTPGIHFSEPMKRLAAISDDLAIVRSIRHDQGNHGAGNHYMMTGAPPRIPVGCGAFVSFHPSLGSVVSHQVGAPDGIPAYFSIPSMSRSGGPNFLGAKHAPFVVPDNPNSSSFQVRDVTIPSGLTDQRFASRQDIRNQIDKLKRIKDAAAGDPVMAADEFYVQGMELVSSPQSQAAFDIHSEPDKVRDAYGRNTFGQQALLARRLVSAGVPFVTLVQGGWDHHTDLFDAYDKKMPSFEATIAALVSDLKDRGMLERTLVIALGEFGRTPKINDRGGRDHWSNAMSVMFAGGGTSGGQVIGATDRHGYAAVERVLSPENFVSTVYRKLGIDAGQMLHSPEGRPVHLVSDATPISELMS from the coding sequence ATGAATCGAAACCACCATCGTAATTGTGACGGGATTACCCGCCGCGACGGGTTGAAACTTGGTCTGCACGGCTTGATCGCCGGTGGATTGGCCGGGGCGCTGCGAGCAACCTCGGCTCATGCGTCGGAAACGCCTGCGTCGCTATTAAAAAGACAAGCCGACGCGTGCATCCTGATTTGGATGGATGGCGGCCCGAGTCACTACGAGACGTTTGATCCGAAACCCGACGCACCGATCGAGATTCGAGGGAAATACGAACCGATTGCAACGCAAACCCCTGGCATCCATTTTTCCGAGCCGATGAAACGGCTGGCGGCGATCTCGGATGACTTGGCGATTGTTCGCTCGATCCGGCACGATCAAGGCAATCACGGTGCCGGTAACCACTACATGATGACCGGAGCTCCACCGCGAATTCCGGTGGGCTGCGGTGCGTTTGTCAGCTTTCATCCCAGTTTGGGAAGCGTCGTTTCGCACCAAGTCGGTGCCCCCGATGGCATTCCAGCCTACTTTTCGATCCCCAGCATGTCGCGTTCGGGAGGACCGAATTTTCTCGGCGCCAAACACGCTCCATTTGTCGTTCCCGACAATCCGAACAGCTCGTCGTTCCAAGTCCGCGATGTGACGATCCCGAGCGGGTTAACCGATCAACGATTCGCATCGCGTCAAGACATTCGCAATCAGATCGACAAGCTGAAACGGATCAAAGACGCAGCCGCGGGGGATCCCGTGATGGCCGCCGACGAATTTTATGTCCAAGGCATGGAATTGGTTAGCAGCCCCCAATCGCAAGCCGCCTTTGACATCCATTCCGAACCCGATAAAGTGCGTGACGCCTACGGCCGCAACACCTTTGGCCAGCAAGCATTATTGGCACGCCGTCTGGTCAGCGCCGGGGTCCCCTTTGTCACCTTAGTGCAAGGCGGTTGGGATCATCATACCGATCTGTTTGACGCCTACGATAAAAAGATGCCGTCGTTCGAAGCGACCATCGCGGCACTTGTGTCCGATTTGAAGGACCGTGGCATGCTGGAGCGGACGCTCGTGATCGCCTTGGGCGAGTTCGGACGGACGCCAAAGATCAATGACCGCGGCGGCCGCGATCACTGGTCCAACGCGATGAGCGTCATGTTTGCTGGCGGAGGAACCTCGGGCGGCCAAGTTATCGGCGCCACCGATCGTCATGGCTATGCGGCGGTCGAGCGTGTACTTTCGCCCGAAAATTTTGTCTCAACGGTTTATCGCAAACTCGGGATCGATGCCGGGCAAATGTTGCACTCCCCCGAAGGCCGACCGGTGCACTTGGTCAGCGACGCCACACCGATCTCGGAATTGATGAGCTGA
- a CDS encoding serine protease produces MRIELNSRPSVASARSGRTQALRSFASRLHVSARFKPDGLRRTAKGSIIATVSVLLWLAVPTLASAQVQLDRFYPPVVSVGNTTTVKAEGKFPKWPVKAVLDRDDVEVIIEKDSGQLSVKLPADAAPGIAWIRLFDDASASKLVPLLIESAAAIEEVEPNQKIAEATPISLPAVAYGRLAKSNEIDTFRVQLKQGQTFVATTFANRPLGSPMDAVMQLVDEHGNVMAQADDDRGIDPQLVYEPEEDRELWVRIFAFPEVPTGTIGYAGSASFVYSIRMTQDAYVDHVLPLVLPVNAVASDTTPFGWNLPPKYDLHHSLVTDHSPRIAHLAASLGWQWQTSLPHDAVVVSESKDSGFAIAASLPCVFSGHMSEANDVDRLRLQAEPAKRYRAELHSRAFDLPLDSQLRVIHVADGSELARNDDVSRGQYDSVVEFTAKEASELELQVSDLVDGHSARHAYSVVISEVLPAVDLTVGEDHFATGKEGIVEIPVAIARKHGFSQELTISAEGLPEGIKAESVVSESKGDSSKSVKLKLVADKTTSFQGPFRITARPTADADKTAEAITYTAIHSLRDVVTTQSLWLTVPAAKQ; encoded by the coding sequence ATGCGAATCGAATTGAACTCACGCCCTTCCGTCGCCTCTGCCCGTAGCGGCAGGACGCAAGCCCTCCGGTCGTTCGCATCTCGTTTGCATGTTTCCGCACGCTTCAAACCGGACGGCTTGCGCCGTACCGCTAAAGGATCGATCATTGCCACCGTTTCGGTCCTGCTCTGGTTGGCCGTTCCTACGCTCGCATCGGCCCAAGTGCAACTCGATCGCTTCTATCCTCCGGTCGTCTCGGTCGGAAATACGACGACTGTCAAAGCCGAAGGCAAATTTCCGAAGTGGCCCGTCAAAGCCGTCCTGGATCGTGACGACGTTGAGGTGATCATCGAAAAGGATTCGGGACAACTCAGTGTCAAGTTGCCCGCGGACGCCGCCCCCGGGATCGCTTGGATTCGGCTGTTCGACGATGCCTCTGCTTCGAAGCTTGTTCCGTTGTTGATTGAGTCCGCAGCGGCGATCGAAGAGGTCGAACCGAACCAAAAGATTGCCGAAGCCACCCCGATCTCGCTTCCCGCAGTTGCCTATGGACGACTCGCCAAATCCAACGAGATTGACACCTTTCGCGTCCAGCTAAAACAGGGGCAAACGTTTGTCGCAACCACGTTTGCGAATCGGCCGCTCGGGTCACCGATGGACGCGGTGATGCAGTTGGTAGACGAACACGGTAACGTGATGGCTCAAGCCGATGATGATCGCGGAATCGACCCGCAACTGGTCTACGAGCCCGAGGAGGACCGCGAGTTGTGGGTGCGGATCTTTGCCTTTCCCGAGGTCCCCACCGGAACGATCGGTTACGCTGGTTCGGCTTCATTTGTCTACAGCATTCGGATGACCCAGGACGCTTACGTCGACCATGTGTTACCGCTTGTGTTGCCCGTGAATGCCGTCGCTTCCGACACCACCCCGTTCGGATGGAACCTGCCGCCCAAATACGATCTGCATCATTCTTTGGTGACCGACCATTCGCCTCGGATCGCTCATCTTGCTGCGTCACTTGGTTGGCAGTGGCAAACGTCACTGCCGCATGATGCCGTTGTCGTTTCCGAATCCAAGGACAGTGGTTTTGCGATTGCTGCATCGTTGCCGTGCGTCTTTTCCGGACACATGAGCGAAGCGAACGATGTTGATCGCCTGCGTTTACAAGCGGAGCCCGCCAAGCGGTATCGAGCAGAACTCCACTCGCGAGCGTTTGATTTGCCGCTCGATTCACAACTGCGTGTGATCCATGTCGCCGACGGCAGCGAGCTGGCCCGCAACGATGACGTCTCGCGAGGGCAATACGACTCGGTGGTCGAGTTCACGGCAAAGGAGGCCAGCGAATTAGAGCTGCAAGTATCGGATCTGGTCGATGGGCACAGTGCTCGTCACGCCTACAGCGTTGTGATCAGCGAAGTGTTACCGGCCGTGGATTTGACGGTCGGCGAAGATCACTTTGCGACCGGCAAAGAAGGGATCGTGGAGATTCCAGTGGCGATTGCTAGGAAGCATGGTTTTAGCCAAGAATTGACGATCAGCGCCGAGGGGCTGCCAGAAGGGATCAAGGCCGAGTCGGTCGTCTCGGAGAGTAAAGGCGACTCGTCAAAGTCGGTGAAATTGAAACTCGTCGCCGACAAAACCACCAGCTTTCAGGGCCCTTTTCGCATCACCGCCCGTCCGACGGCTGATGCCGACAAAACGGCTGAAGCCATCACGTACACCGCAATTCACTCACTGCGAGACGTGGTCACCACCCAAAGCCTCTGGTTAACCGTCCCCGCAGCCAAACAATAA
- a CDS encoding DUF1549 and DUF1553 domain-containing protein gives MQTVFQHCCLLIWIACCVAIATAPTFAADQAVSFELDIQPILTAQACNSGACHGKQRGQNGFQLSLLGFDPEFDHAAVSRDARGRRIFPASPENSLLLLKATAELPHGGGRKLERGSDDYQTLVQWIRQGAPRRVDGEPTLVKVTLERDSFSLTPSQAESLKVTAHYSDDSTRDVTRLATYLSNDDAVVSVDATGVIQAGSLPGETAVMARYMNHIEVANVVIPQTEPLPPAVFESLPRNGFIDELVYEKLQTLGIEPSPSVEDHVFLRRVSLDLIGRLPTVEETRAFLDGSESETPAQRRAKLVDQLLERPEFADHWAVFWADLLRPNPYRVGIKAVMNYDNWIRQQFRDEVPYDTFVRQLVTAKGSTWQNGAATLYRDRRSPDEVATMVSQLFLGIRLDCAKCHHHPFERWSQQDFYQFAAYFSKVGYKGTGLSPPISGGEEVVFTSSKGTVSHPLTGETMTPTPLFEIAEVEGDDPVAENHGDPTDPRDALAKWMTSTDNDFFAQVHVNRTWGILMGRGLVEPVDDLRTTNPATNPKLLSALANDFQASGYDFKHLLKTITLSQVYLHSSEPTASNVADRLNYSRHYRRRLRAEVLADAVADVTQTTESFQAMPPDSRANQVWTTRVNSIFLDTFGRPNENQDPPCERTPDSTVTQALHLMNSQQLDTRVRSDKGRAAELAASEKSPEQIVDELYLAIFTRYPTTDERDYAVELVTSAENRRSVIEDLMWAMLNSPEFSILN, from the coding sequence ATGCAAACCGTTTTTCAACATTGCTGTCTCTTGATTTGGATCGCGTGTTGCGTTGCGATCGCGACTGCGCCCACGTTTGCGGCCGATCAAGCGGTTAGCTTCGAACTGGATATCCAACCGATACTGACCGCTCAAGCTTGTAATTCGGGCGCGTGCCACGGTAAACAGCGTGGCCAAAACGGGTTTCAGCTGTCGCTGTTGGGGTTTGATCCCGAGTTCGACCACGCCGCGGTCAGCCGTGATGCACGCGGCCGACGTATTTTTCCCGCCTCGCCCGAGAACAGTCTGCTGCTGCTCAAAGCGACTGCGGAATTGCCGCACGGGGGTGGACGCAAACTCGAGCGAGGTTCCGACGACTATCAAACCTTGGTGCAGTGGATTCGGCAGGGAGCACCACGCCGCGTCGACGGTGAGCCGACACTCGTTAAAGTCACGCTCGAGCGAGATTCGTTTTCGCTTACCCCGTCGCAGGCCGAATCGCTAAAGGTTACCGCCCATTACAGCGACGATTCGACACGCGACGTCACACGGCTAGCGACTTATTTGTCCAACGACGACGCGGTGGTTTCGGTCGACGCAACCGGCGTCATCCAAGCTGGTTCGCTGCCAGGCGAAACGGCGGTGATGGCACGTTACATGAACCATATCGAAGTCGCCAACGTGGTAATCCCACAAACCGAACCGCTGCCGCCTGCGGTGTTTGAATCGCTGCCGCGAAATGGATTCATTGACGAATTGGTCTATGAAAAGCTGCAGACGCTGGGGATCGAGCCATCGCCGAGCGTCGAGGATCATGTTTTCTTGCGACGCGTCAGCCTGGATCTGATTGGTCGGTTGCCGACGGTCGAAGAGACGCGAGCGTTTCTTGATGGCAGTGAAAGCGAAACCCCGGCACAACGGCGAGCCAAGCTGGTCGATCAATTGCTCGAGCGACCTGAATTTGCGGATCACTGGGCCGTATTCTGGGCCGATCTACTGCGTCCGAATCCCTACCGCGTCGGTATCAAGGCGGTGATGAACTACGACAACTGGATCCGGCAACAATTTCGCGACGAGGTGCCCTATGACACCTTTGTTCGTCAATTGGTGACCGCCAAAGGAAGCACGTGGCAAAACGGAGCCGCCACCCTGTATCGTGATCGTCGCAGCCCCGATGAGGTTGCAACGATGGTCAGCCAATTGTTCCTGGGCATCCGATTGGACTGTGCCAAATGCCACCACCATCCGTTTGAACGATGGAGCCAACAAGATTTCTACCAGTTCGCTGCCTACTTCTCCAAAGTGGGCTACAAGGGCACCGGACTGTCGCCGCCGATCTCCGGTGGCGAAGAGGTGGTGTTTACCTCGAGCAAAGGCACGGTGTCGCACCCGCTGACCGGCGAAACGATGACGCCGACGCCGCTATTCGAGATCGCGGAGGTGGAAGGTGATGATCCGGTCGCAGAGAATCACGGCGACCCGACCGATCCTCGCGATGCGCTCGCAAAATGGATGACGTCCACCGACAATGACTTCTTTGCCCAAGTCCACGTCAATCGCACTTGGGGAATCCTGATGGGGCGAGGGCTTGTCGAACCGGTCGACGATCTACGCACCACCAATCCGGCGACCAATCCGAAGCTGTTGAGTGCATTGGCCAACGATTTTCAAGCTTCAGGTTACGATTTCAAACATCTGCTCAAAACGATCACGTTGTCGCAAGTCTATCTGCACAGCTCCGAACCGACGGCGTCCAATGTCGCCGATCGGTTAAATTATTCACGTCACTACCGTCGCCGACTGCGAGCCGAAGTGTTGGCCGATGCCGTGGCCGATGTGACCCAAACAACCGAATCGTTCCAGGCGATGCCGCCCGATTCGCGTGCCAACCAAGTTTGGACAACGCGAGTCAATTCGATCTTTCTCGATACCTTCGGCCGCCCCAACGAAAATCAAGATCCGCCGTGCGAACGGACGCCCGATTCGACCGTCACCCAAGCACTGCATTTGATGAACTCACAACAGCTAGACACGCGTGTTCGTTCGGACAAAGGTCGCGCGGCGGAATTGGCTGCGAGTGAAAAGTCACCCGAGCAAATTGTCGACGAGTTGTACTTGGCGATCTTCACGCGATATCCGACAACGGACGAACGCGACTACGCGGTTGAGCTAGTCACCTCGGCCGAGAATCGACGCAGCGTGATCGAAGACCTGATGTGGGCGATGCTCAATTCCCCAGAATTCTCAATCTTGAACTAG
- a CDS encoding DUF1501 domain-containing protein has protein sequence MRRSAQPNRDAEMIRPAHCPGPLGNVLTTGNRIRGSSRRSFMRMGIAGFASLSLPSVMRLQAASPTTAKKKTAVIMVWKPGGCSHIDTYDPKPNAGTEYRGPFGTIGTKIPGVRFTELLPKQAAIADKFTVLRSMHQTAGGHPAGSMQLLSGDSDTRDKPKPRLPDWMTVANYLRAQEETTRTNPLPRYVGVNMSSEYIGPAYIGETYSPFSVTGDPNAPNFVVPNIGLSDSREVERLSRRIDLRQKLDTMTRAFDQYGELGALDEFETQAMTLLTNPQTKRAFDLSEEDDETRDRYGRNTWGQQLLLARRLAEAGVEVLTSSLRGPLCGRVQNWDDHAVNHHVFDAMRFRAAAYDQAVTALIEDIYQRGLDDRVMVVVTGEFGRTPKINYQPSTGAGNASAATGTKQPGRDHWPRAFSNIWAGGGIQTGQCIGATDKRGEDVIERHCGPGDFLATIYHHLGIDASKVFIKDFNGRPTPIVDHGKPIPELIRA, from the coding sequence ATGAGACGTTCTGCACAACCCAATCGCGATGCTGAAATGATTCGTCCGGCTCATTGTCCCGGGCCGCTCGGTAACGTATTGACCACGGGGAATCGCATCCGCGGTTCGTCTCGCCGCAGTTTCATGCGGATGGGGATCGCGGGGTTTGCCAGCCTTAGTCTGCCCAGCGTGATGCGACTGCAAGCGGCCAGTCCGACCACGGCGAAGAAAAAGACGGCGGTCATCATGGTTTGGAAACCAGGCGGATGCTCTCACATCGACACGTATGACCCCAAACCCAATGCGGGAACCGAGTATCGCGGCCCCTTTGGCACGATCGGAACAAAAATCCCCGGCGTCCGCTTTACCGAACTGTTGCCAAAACAGGCTGCCATCGCAGACAAGTTCACCGTGCTGCGAAGCATGCATCAAACCGCCGGGGGACATCCAGCCGGTTCCATGCAACTGCTATCGGGTGACTCTGACACGCGTGACAAACCCAAGCCGCGGCTTCCTGATTGGATGACCGTTGCGAACTACTTGCGAGCACAAGAGGAAACGACACGAACGAATCCGTTGCCACGCTATGTCGGCGTCAACATGTCGTCCGAATACATCGGCCCGGCGTACATTGGCGAAACCTATTCGCCGTTCTCAGTCACTGGCGATCCCAATGCACCCAACTTCGTCGTCCCCAACATCGGATTATCCGATTCACGCGAAGTCGAACGCCTGAGTCGACGAATCGACTTGCGTCAAAAACTCGATACGATGACGCGTGCGTTTGACCAATACGGTGAACTTGGCGCACTCGATGAGTTCGAAACTCAAGCGATGACGCTGCTGACAAATCCGCAAACCAAGCGTGCATTCGACCTCAGCGAAGAAGACGACGAGACACGCGATCGTTACGGACGCAATACGTGGGGGCAACAATTGTTGCTGGCTCGACGATTAGCCGAAGCGGGTGTCGAGGTGCTGACCAGCAGTCTGCGTGGCCCGCTGTGTGGCCGTGTGCAGAACTGGGACGATCACGCCGTCAATCATCACGTGTTTGATGCGATGCGTTTTCGAGCCGCCGCCTACGACCAAGCCGTCACCGCATTGATCGAAGACATTTATCAGCGAGGCTTGGACGACCGTGTGATGGTCGTTGTCACCGGTGAATTCGGGCGTACTCCAAAAATCAATTACCAACCCAGTACCGGAGCCGGGAACGCCAGCGCCGCGACAGGCACCAAACAACCCGGTCGCGATCATTGGCCGCGAGCGTTCTCGAACATCTGGGCTGGCGGTGGAATCCAAACGGGCCAGTGCATCGGAGCGACCGACAAACGTGGCGAAGACGTGATCGAACGTCATTGCGGACCCGGCGACTTCTTGGCAACCATTTACCATCACCTGGGCATCGACGCTTCGAAAGTGTTTATCAAAGATTTTAACGGCCGTCCCACCCCGATCGTCGATCACGGCAAGCCGATTCCCGAGTTGATACGTGCTTAG
- a CDS encoding DUF1559 domain-containing protein, producing MQRRSSHGFTLVELLVVIAIIGVLVGLLLPAVQAAREAARRMSCSNNFKQIGLAIHNYHSAYKQMPTHGTGTVAPDPGIDWWRSSAVVNNRQLSMLVGILPFIEQQALWEQISNPSNVGGTWNAMGPTPQNINYEPWATDIPGFRCPSDPGQGLPSLGRSNYAACIGDSCDETAYGPWANKRKIDGPRSRAATARVAHRGFFKPFDKGRFRDVLDGLSNTIAAGEIATYLGDRDIRSVLPSFSAGNNNATMRTIRDNPKACAVKIETDRPRYWIKASRESRARGYRWADAKTIFTGFTTILPPNSEICSRHNGDDLNVIGSTSSQHQGGSHVLMGDGGVKFITDSIEAGNSTAGMVWKNGTGAQAPGSESPYGLWGALGTRANKEIIDQEI from the coding sequence ATGCAACGTAGATCAAGTCATGGATTCACACTCGTCGAGCTGCTAGTTGTTATCGCAATTATCGGAGTCTTAGTCGGACTTTTGTTGCCAGCAGTTCAAGCGGCTCGTGAAGCGGCACGACGAATGAGCTGCAGCAACAATTTCAAGCAAATTGGGCTGGCGATCCACAATTACCATTCCGCTTACAAACAAATGCCCACGCATGGCACCGGCACGGTAGCGCCGGATCCTGGGATCGATTGGTGGCGAAGTTCCGCAGTGGTGAACAACCGCCAGCTTAGCATGTTAGTAGGCATTCTGCCGTTCATTGAACAGCAAGCGTTGTGGGAGCAAATTTCTAATCCCAGCAACGTAGGCGGAACATGGAACGCAATGGGGCCGACGCCACAGAACATCAATTACGAACCTTGGGCCACCGATATCCCAGGATTCCGTTGTCCGAGCGACCCTGGCCAAGGTTTGCCTTCGCTAGGCCGATCCAACTATGCCGCTTGCATCGGAGATTCCTGCGATGAAACCGCGTATGGACCGTGGGCCAACAAACGAAAAATCGATGGGCCTCGATCGCGTGCTGCCACTGCCCGTGTCGCTCATCGTGGGTTCTTCAAACCGTTTGACAAGGGTCGGTTCCGCGATGTGCTTGATGGATTGTCCAACACGATCGCTGCAGGCGAAATCGCGACCTATTTGGGCGACCGTGATATCCGCTCGGTATTGCCTAGTTTTAGTGCCGGCAACAACAACGCTACGATGAGAACGATTCGCGACAATCCCAAGGCATGTGCGGTCAAGATCGAAACCGATCGTCCTCGCTACTGGATCAAAGCCAGTCGTGAATCACGTGCTCGTGGTTATCGCTGGGCCGACGCAAAAACGATCTTCACCGGCTTCACTACCATCTTGCCACCGAACAGTGAAATCTGCTCACGACATAACGGCGACGATTTGAATGTGATCGGCAGCACGTCGAGCCAGCATCAAGGCGGAAGCCACGTCTTGATGGGCGATGGAGGCGTGAAGTTCATCACGGATTCGATCGAAGCGGGCAATTCGACCGCTGGCATGGTTTGGAAAAATGGCACCGGAGCTCAAGCACCTGGATCCGAAAGTCCTTATGGACTTTGGGGGGCACTTGGCACGCGTGCTAATAAAGAAATCATCGACCAAGAAATCTAG